In Caproicibacterium amylolyticum, a genomic segment contains:
- a CDS encoding esterase/lipase family protein gives MKKCSLKRVVSLLLTLAFGLCFSLSVPVQAAKRCVLSTITKSSGTRTLSTEAGNHDPIVLVHGLFGWGNTEIAHSNYWGGTDSLRDLLTEKGYTVYTPTIGPVSSNWDRACELYAYLVGGTVDYGLAHSRKYGHARYGSTFTGVLPQLNDTDSHLKIHLVGHSMGGETIRMLAQLLENGDADERAAGEANTISPLFSGKCRHWIDSVTTIATPHDGSQFDNKKYKIEPLTHQFIAALAAVQGANIDDTNLGLDFKLGQWGIEREPGESYHSYFEKVMKSKLWAKTKDLSAYDLDTDGAAVLNAYAKAQKDIYYFSIACTDTYRSLTFPHYQVPYANMNPILLHSSLYMGRYVNYAYGHVTIDHTWWENDGIVSVRSAIHPHSGSSDSFNENYGTALDGSYQFKPNTQKGTWNYIEKIQKTDHINVVGQQKNKQFLQTKFYQLAGMLESIPE, from the coding sequence ATGAAAAAATGCAGTTTGAAACGAGTTGTCAGTTTACTGCTAACACTTGCGTTTGGCTTGTGTTTTTCGCTTTCGGTTCCTGTGCAGGCGGCGAAACGCTGTGTTTTGTCTACAATAACGAAGAGTTCAGGGACAAGAACTTTGAGTACCGAAGCAGGCAATCATGATCCGATTGTGCTGGTTCACGGGCTGTTTGGGTGGGGTAATACGGAAATCGCGCACTCAAATTATTGGGGCGGAACTGACAGTTTGCGTGATTTGCTGACGGAAAAGGGGTACACGGTATATACGCCAACCATCGGGCCGGTATCAAGCAACTGGGACAGAGCGTGTGAACTGTATGCCTACCTTGTTGGCGGAACAGTTGACTACGGATTGGCACATTCCCGAAAGTATGGTCACGCAAGATACGGAAGCACTTTTACAGGTGTTCTTCCACAGCTAAATGATACGGACAGTCATTTAAAAATTCATTTAGTAGGCCACAGTATGGGCGGCGAAACAATTCGAATGCTTGCGCAGCTCCTTGAAAACGGTGATGCCGATGAACGGGCTGCAGGAGAAGCGAATACAATCAGCCCACTTTTCTCTGGAAAATGTCGGCACTGGATTGACAGCGTGACAACTATCGCCACACCGCATGACGGCAGTCAATTTGATAATAAGAAATATAAGATAGAACCGCTTACACACCAGTTTATTGCAGCGCTTGCCGCAGTACAGGGAGCGAATATTGACGATACGAACCTGGGCTTGGATTTTAAGCTTGGCCAGTGGGGGATAGAGCGTGAACCAGGTGAATCCTACCATTCTTATTTTGAAAAGGTGATGAAAAGCAAGTTATGGGCTAAGACAAAGGATCTGAGCGCTTATGACTTGGATACGGACGGTGCTGCGGTACTAAACGCATATGCCAAAGCACAAAAGGACATTTATTACTTTTCTATTGCTTGCACTGATACATATCGTTCTCTGACTTTTCCGCATTATCAGGTTCCTTATGCGAATATGAATCCAATCCTTTTGCATAGTTCACTGTATATGGGGCGCTATGTGAACTATGCCTATGGGCATGTCACAATCGATCATACATGGTGGGAAAATGACGGCATTGTGAGCGTTCGTTCCGCAATACACCCGCATAGCGGTTCCAGTGATTCTTTCAATGAAAATTATGGTACTGCGTTGGACGGAAGTTATCAGTTTAAGCCCAATACGCAAAAGGGAACCTGGAATTACATCGAGAAAATTCAGAAGACGGACCATATCAATGTAGTCGGACAGCAAAAGAACAAGCAATTCCTGCAGACAAAATTTTATCAGTTGGCAGGAATGCTTGAAAGCATTCCAGAGTGA
- a CDS encoding oleate hydratase — MNIYSTMYRPRKPEGIEERKAYIVGGGLAGLAAAAFLVDDAGMPGENITILEKRNDVGGSMDGMRNEFGYLCRGEREMEPYMECLWYLFSKVPSLESKGRSVLDDIVEFNREEPIHSECRVLVNRGERYSKVHDYRLSQKDMADMQHFLSLPESALEDKKVSDIFDDSFFKSSCWINFHSCLAFKTYHSALECQRYFQRFALEVRHEYLEGIIHTKYCEYDAMIKPLMTWLCSKGVKTAYNCWAYDIEMDAACNTAKALLVRQGEKESTISMDEKDIVLVTNGSMTTNSAFGDNQTVAPTNRSTDDLGAFTLWQNLARKNEKFGHPEKFVGQIDKTKWVSFMPTIKGYPELVRRIEEMTGSKAGTGGAITILDSNWDMSFELHHNPFFLNQKDDEQVMWGYGCYGEKEGNYVKKPMCECTGNEIMTELLYHLNMLDIKDEVLQHSYISTCMMPYVTSQFMPRKITDRPKNVPDGCTNIGFLGQYVEVPEDVVFTVEMSVRTGLMAVYQLTGLEKDVLEVYPSKYDVRYIVERLKKFAGKTAADRLTVDDVPAIQNLNEDQMKHMAIAMLNSYPPYYHMYLGRDQTVPLKESVLHPKAPLSK; from the coding sequence ATGAATATTTATTCCACGATGTATAGGCCAAGAAAACCGGAGGGAATCGAGGAACGAAAAGCGTACATCGTAGGCGGCGGTTTGGCTGGCCTGGCGGCAGCAGCATTCCTAGTTGATGACGCAGGCATGCCTGGTGAAAACATAACCATCCTTGAAAAACGGAATGATGTTGGTGGAAGCATGGATGGCATGCGCAATGAATTCGGTTACCTTTGCCGCGGCGAGCGTGAAATGGAACCCTATATGGAATGTCTGTGGTATTTGTTCAGTAAAGTTCCTTCGCTTGAGAGCAAGGGCCGTTCTGTGCTGGATGATATCGTGGAGTTTAACCGTGAGGAGCCGATTCACTCAGAGTGTCGTGTTCTGGTGAACCGCGGCGAACGGTACAGCAAGGTCCACGATTACCGCCTTTCCCAGAAGGACATGGCAGATATGCAGCACTTTTTAAGCCTGCCGGAGTCTGCTCTTGAGGACAAAAAAGTGTCCGATATTTTTGACGATTCGTTCTTCAAAAGCAGCTGCTGGATCAATTTCCATAGCTGTTTGGCTTTTAAAACATACCACAGTGCATTGGAGTGTCAGCGCTATTTTCAGCGCTTCGCACTGGAGGTACGCCACGAATACCTGGAAGGCATCATTCATACGAAATATTGTGAATACGACGCGATGATTAAACCACTTATGACATGGCTTTGCAGTAAGGGTGTTAAGACGGCATACAACTGCTGGGCATATGATATTGAAATGGACGCGGCTTGCAACACGGCAAAAGCACTGTTGGTCCGTCAGGGGGAAAAAGAGAGTACGATTTCGATGGATGAAAAAGATATTGTTTTGGTCACCAATGGTTCCATGACTACAAACAGTGCTTTTGGTGACAACCAAACAGTAGCTCCGACAAACCGCAGTACCGACGATTTGGGTGCGTTTACCCTTTGGCAGAATCTTGCCAGGAAAAATGAGAAGTTTGGGCATCCTGAAAAATTTGTCGGCCAGATTGATAAAACAAAATGGGTTTCCTTTATGCCAACCATTAAGGGATACCCGGAACTTGTAAGGCGCATTGAAGAAATGACAGGAAGCAAGGCTGGCACCGGCGGCGCAATTACGATACTGGATTCCAACTGGGACATGTCCTTTGAGCTGCATCATAATCCGTTCTTCCTGAACCAGAAAGACGATGAGCAGGTGATGTGGGGATATGGCTGCTACGGCGAAAAAGAAGGCAACTATGTAAAAAAGCCGATGTGTGAGTGTACCGGTAATGAAATTATGACAGAGCTGCTCTATCATTTGAACATGCTGGACATTAAAGATGAAGTGCTGCAGCATTCCTACATCTCCACTTGCATGATGCCTTACGTTACCAGTCAGTTTATGCCGCGCAAAATAACGGATCGCCCGAAAAATGTGCCGGATGGATGCACAAACATTGGATTCCTTGGTCAGTACGTCGAAGTGCCGGAAGACGTAGTCTTTACGGTTGAAATGTCTGTGCGTACTGGATTGATGGCGGTCTATCAGCTTACCGGGCTGGAAAAGGATGTACTGGAGGTTTATCCCTCAAAATATGATGTTCGGTACATTGTGGAACGGCTGAAAAAATTTGCGGGTAAGACAGCCGCTGACCGCTTGACTGTGGATGATGTACCAGCCATTCAAAATCTGAACGAAGATCAAATGAAACATATGGCAATCGCCATGTTGAATTCTTATCCGCCGTATTACCATATGTACTTAGGGCGTGACCAGACGGTTCCGCTGAAAGAATCGGTACTGCACCCCAAAGCGCCGCTTAGTAAATAA
- a CDS encoding TetR/AcrR family transcriptional regulator encodes MALCVKLWYNSKILFIPLLKRIDTINIFLGKENSSMLKNAKEMFAESLKKMLQQKTLDHITVKDIVEDCGVSRQAFYYHFSDIYDLVEWIFIEESSAALAKNRDIDTWKQGYCHVLQRMQENKNLVLNSYRSISREYLEAFMYRVLYQVIYPVVEEQATGLNVEAKHKKFIAHFYSLAVVSVGIDWVRTGMKEKPEDIADQVATLVQGDFIKALKKYAK; translated from the coding sequence ATGGCACTGTGTGTAAAGCTCTGGTACAATAGTAAAATTCTGTTCATACCCTTGTTAAAAAGAATAGATACAATAAATATATTTTTGGGAAAGGAGAATTCTTCCATGCTAAAAAACGCCAAGGAGATGTTTGCAGAGTCATTAAAAAAGATGCTGCAGCAAAAGACTTTAGATCACATTACCGTAAAAGACATTGTCGAAGACTGCGGAGTTTCCCGTCAAGCATTTTATTATCATTTTTCAGACATCTATGATCTTGTTGAGTGGATTTTTATTGAGGAAAGTTCAGCGGCTCTGGCAAAGAACCGCGATATCGATACATGGAAGCAAGGTTACTGCCACGTGCTTCAGCGGATGCAGGAAAACAAAAACCTTGTCCTTAATTCGTACCGCTCCATAAGTCGGGAATACTTAGAAGCATTTATGTACCGTGTTCTGTATCAGGTCATCTATCCTGTTGTAGAGGAACAAGCGACTGGTTTAAATGTCGAAGCAAAGCATAAAAAGTTTATTGCACATTTTTACAGTCTCGCAGTCGTTTCCGTAGGAATTGACTGGGTTCGCACCGGCATGAAAGAAAAGCCCGAGGATATTGCCGACCAAGTTGCTACTCTCGTTCAGGGTGACTTTATAAAAGCGCTCAAAAAATATGCAAAATAA
- a CDS encoding putative ABC transporter permease, with protein sequence MKNTRLCTFWEYLFLFLFGGTAYCLLELHWRHWTHWSMFLAGGLVFCIIGVENQKIRWEWPLVSQALLAGLTITAIEFLFGCIFNLGLHMHVWDYSKQPFNLLGQICLKWSLLWCGIGLVGVIVDDFLRWRIFGEEKPHYRLL encoded by the coding sequence TTGAAAAATACTCGATTATGCACTTTTTGGGAATATTTGTTTTTGTTCCTTTTTGGCGGAACAGCTTACTGCTTGTTGGAACTGCACTGGCGTCATTGGACGCACTGGTCAATGTTTTTAGCCGGTGGTTTAGTATTCTGTATAATCGGTGTGGAAAATCAGAAGATTCGCTGGGAGTGGCCGCTTGTAAGTCAGGCACTGCTGGCCGGATTGACAATTACAGCCATTGAGTTTCTTTTTGGCTGTATTTTTAATCTTGGTCTGCACATGCATGTGTGGGATTATTCAAAGCAGCCGTTCAATCTGCTGGGACAGATTTGCCTGAAATGGTCGCTGCTGTGGTGTGGGATTGGTCTGGTTGGGGTTATAGTAGATGATTTTCTCCGCTGGAGGATTTTTGGCGAAGAAAAACCGCATTACCGATTGCTGTAG
- a CDS encoding GNAT family N-acetyltransferase, producing the protein MNNKKEEYFIRNEQAKDLREVEELTRKAFWNLNVPGCSEHYLVHVIRHHPDFIPKLDFVLEKGNHIIGNIMYTKAKLIDEENHEKQILTFGPLSILPEFQRKGYGKALLEYSFEKAKEMAYDVIVIFGNPDNYVSRGFKSCKKYNICINEDFYPAAMLVKELTEKYLDGRKWRYIESDAYQINEEAAEQFDSDFEKMDRKFQPSQEEFYIHSHSKII; encoded by the coding sequence TTGAATAATAAAAAAGAAGAATATTTTATTAGGAATGAGCAAGCGAAAGATCTGCGTGAAGTGGAAGAATTGACGAGAAAGGCCTTTTGGAATTTGAATGTTCCAGGTTGCAGCGAACATTATTTGGTACATGTTATAAGGCATCATCCGGACTTCATACCGAAACTGGATTTTGTTCTTGAAAAAGGCAATCACATCATCGGAAATATCATGTATACAAAAGCAAAACTTATAGATGAGGAGAACCATGAAAAACAAATACTGACTTTTGGCCCACTGAGCATTCTTCCAGAGTTTCAAAGAAAAGGATACGGTAAAGCACTGCTTGAGTATTCGTTTGAAAAAGCAAAAGAGATGGCCTATGACGTCATTGTAATCTTTGGCAACCCTGATAATTACGTTTCCCGTGGGTTTAAGAGCTGCAAAAAATACAACATATGTATCAATGAGGATTTCTATCCGGCAGCCATGCTGGTAAAAGAATTAACAGAAAAATATTTGGACGGAAGGAAATGGCGCTATATAGAGAGCGATGCGTATCAAATCAATGAAGAGGCAGCAGAACAGTTTGATTCTGATTTTGAAAAAATGGATCGAAAATTTCAGCCCAGTCAGGAGGAATTTTATATCCACAGTCATTCAAAGATCATTTGA
- a CDS encoding MFS transporter — MYSLLLAIIYLAFISLGLPDSLLGSGWPVMHNALNVSISFMGIVSMVISGGTIVSSLLSDKLTRKFGTHIVTVTSVLLTGIALLGFSFSTQFWMLIIFAIPYGFGAGAIDAALNNYVALHYTSKHMSWLHCFWGVGTIISPFVMSCAIKNSTWNNGYRIVAFIQLGIGMLLLATLPVWKVNQKKVGAEDGAKSIGLIGALKIKGVPTLLIGFFAYCAAEATVMNWASTYMVEVKGIATEQAARFASLFFIGLTVGRFIGGFIMNKLGDRKMIILGTCILSCGILSLVIPVQNLTVSLAGFIIIGLGCAPIYPCIIHSTPSNFGAENSGAIIGIQMASAYVGSTFIPPLFGLLGNSISFQILPAYLAIFIIVMIIMTELTFRKTTQKGGKA, encoded by the coding sequence ATGTACTCACTTTTACTCGCAATTATTTATTTGGCATTTATCAGCCTTGGATTACCCGATTCGCTTCTTGGCTCGGGATGGCCTGTGATGCATAATGCGTTGAATGTTTCGATTTCTTTCATGGGAATCGTTTCTATGGTTATATCGGGTGGCACAATTGTATCCAGTCTGCTGTCGGATAAACTGACAAGAAAGTTTGGCACCCATATCGTAACGGTTACCAGTGTATTACTTACGGGGATTGCTTTGCTTGGATTTTCCTTTTCAACTCAATTCTGGATGCTGATTATATTTGCCATTCCTTACGGTTTTGGTGCCGGAGCAATTGATGCCGCACTGAACAACTATGTTGCGCTTCATTATACCTCAAAACATATGAGTTGGCTGCATTGCTTCTGGGGTGTGGGAACAATTATCAGTCCGTTTGTCATGAGCTGTGCGATAAAGAATTCAACATGGAACAATGGATACCGCATTGTCGCGTTCATTCAACTTGGTATTGGCATGCTTCTCCTTGCCACTCTGCCTGTCTGGAAAGTCAATCAGAAAAAAGTCGGAGCGGAAGACGGTGCCAAAAGCATTGGCTTGATCGGTGCACTGAAAATCAAGGGCGTTCCTACCCTGTTAATCGGCTTTTTCGCCTATTGTGCTGCGGAGGCAACTGTGATGAATTGGGCGAGCACCTACATGGTTGAAGTCAAGGGTATAGCAACTGAACAGGCGGCCAGGTTTGCATCATTATTTTTCATAGGACTGACTGTGGGTAGATTTATCGGCGGTTTTATTATGAACAAACTCGGCGACAGAAAGATGATTATTCTCGGTACTTGTATTCTATCCTGCGGAATACTATCCTTGGTGATTCCCGTGCAGAATCTAACTGTTTCACTTGCCGGATTTATCATTATCGGGCTTGGATGTGCGCCAATCTATCCCTGCATTATTCATTCCACGCCGAGCAATTTCGGTGCAGAAAATTCTGGTGCGATTATCGGGATTCAGATGGCAAGCGCCTATGTCGGTTCAACCTTTATTCCGCCATTGTTTGGACTCCTTGGTAATTCAATTAGCTTCCAGATACTTCCCGCTTACCTTGCAATTTTCATCATTGTAATGATAATTATGACAGAATTGACATTCAGAAAAACAACCCAAAAGGGCGGTAAGGCTTAA
- a CDS encoding TetR-like C-terminal domain-containing protein translates to MFGVFNSLLTQKKYTECIITHILYHLRDNQKNMLGIFSGESGDMFFRFFKQYLIRIFEAELKDELKKVDVPNNYLYHHISCSFVETLRWWIQS, encoded by the coding sequence ATATTTGGTGTATTTAACAGCCTGCTGACACAGAAAAAATACACGGAATGCATCATTACACACATTCTTTACCACTTGCGGGACAACCAGAAGAATATGCTTGGCATTTTTAGCGGAGAATCCGGAGATATGTTTTTCAGATTCTTCAAGCAGTATCTGATTCGGATTTTTGAAGCAGAGTTAAAGGATGAACTGAAAAAAGTTGATGTTCCTAACAACTATCTCTATCACCATATCTCATGCAGCTTCGTAGAAACGCTCCGATGGTGGATACAAAGCTAA
- a CDS encoding glycosyltransferase has protein sequence MKPIKTIDEIMSPYLNLIPISTYMVPQNPYWEKTNQVVGYWYEEEEPFEPTPELLQFIESGSAPVIVALGAMAFESKEEKDKLDILIHAFQQTGMRAVIQGFDETLKNYVLPESVMKVGSAPHSWLFRQGYCIHHGGFGTSAAAMLAEKPSIVIPHVLDQFLWANKVYELNVGMKPIKSKELNEKTLVATIELLKANYNQMTDKVHTLSEKMKEEKGLQTAVTKIQKVCDRL, from the coding sequence ATGAAGCCGATTAAGACAATCGACGAAATCATGTCGCCATATTTAAATCTGATTCCTATCAGCACCTATATGGTGCCACAAAATCCGTATTGGGAGAAAACCAATCAGGTCGTTGGATACTGGTATGAGGAAGAAGAACCATTTGAACCGACTCCCGAGTTGCTGCAATTTATAGAATCGGGCAGCGCGCCCGTAATCGTAGCTCTTGGTGCTATGGCCTTTGAAAGCAAGGAAGAAAAAGATAAACTGGATATTCTTATTCATGCGTTTCAGCAGACGGGCATGAGAGCCGTCATCCAGGGTTTTGACGAAACGCTGAAAAACTATGTATTGCCGGAAAGTGTTATGAAGGTCGGTTCTGCTCCCCATAGCTGGCTTTTTCGCCAAGGGTATTGTATTCATCACGGTGGCTTCGGCACCTCGGCGGCCGCAATGCTTGCCGAGAAACCGAGTATTGTGATTCCGCATGTTCTTGATCAGTTCTTGTGGGCAAACAAAGTTTACGAATTAAATGTCGGAATGAAACCAATCAAGTCTAAGGAACTGAATGAGAAGACTCTTGTCGCAACTATCGAGTTACTGAAAGCGAACTATAATCAAATGACTGATAAGGTTCATACATTAAGTGAAAAAATGAAAGAGGAAAAGGGATTGCAGACAGCTGTGACCAAGATACAAAAAGTATGCGATAGGCTCTGA
- a CDS encoding NAD-dependent epimerase/dehydratase family protein — MNILVLGGTRYFGVHMVEALIQRGHHITIATRGLKKDNFGNSVHRMVIERSSPQSIAQAFSGRTFDVVCDSLAYCSNDVKYVLDSVHCKRYVMTSSASVYQLHVNTTESDFNPLEKSLKWCNRADYPYDEIKRLAESALFQAYPLQSSVAVRFPFVIGRDDYTKRLYFYVEHVVKGIPMFIDDIDVQMGYVSSEEAGRFLAFLAEQEYTGSINGSNGGTISLSEIIKYVEERTGKHAILSKDGEVAPYNGGVGYSLNTELASKLGFRFSPIKSFIFDLLNTFIEAAKV; from the coding sequence ATGAATATATTAGTATTAGGCGGTACTAGATATTTTGGTGTACATATGGTTGAAGCTCTCATTCAAAGAGGACACCATATTACAATTGCTACAAGAGGACTGAAAAAAGATAATTTTGGCAATAGCGTTCACAGAATGGTTATTGAACGCTCATCACCCCAAAGCATAGCGCAGGCATTTAGCGGTAGAACTTTTGATGTAGTATGTGACAGCCTTGCTTATTGCTCCAATGATGTAAAATATGTATTGGATTCTGTACACTGCAAGCGCTATGTGATGACATCATCAGCGTCTGTGTATCAGCTGCATGTCAATACAACAGAAAGTGACTTTAACCCTCTCGAAAAGTCACTAAAATGGTGCAACAGAGCAGATTACCCATATGATGAAATCAAGCGGCTCGCAGAAAGCGCTTTATTTCAGGCATATCCGTTACAAAGCAGCGTAGCCGTACGGTTTCCCTTTGTTATTGGAAGGGATGACTATACAAAGCGGCTATACTTTTATGTTGAACATGTTGTAAAAGGGATTCCAATGTTTATTGACGATATAGATGTACAAATGGGATATGTAAGTTCCGAAGAAGCAGGTAGGTTTCTGGCCTTTTTGGCAGAGCAAGAGTATACTGGTTCAATTAACGGAAGTAATGGCGGTACAATTTCGTTAAGTGAGATAATCAAATATGTCGAGGAAAGGACAGGAAAACACGCGATTTTATCAAAAGATGGTGAAGTCGCTCCATACAACGGTGGAGTGGGCTACAGTTTAAACACTGAGCTTGCATCAAAGTTGGGCTTTAGGTTTTCTCCCATTAAATCGTTTATATTTGATTTGTTGAATACGTTTATTGAGGCTGCAAAAGTTTAA
- a CDS encoding VOC family protein yields MTPVIDHIHITVSDIDRAEKFYDWFLPLLGFDLSLKEYDDVPEYEYRIVEYHNRNFSFGIVNQRKEYANETVSRRRAGALHHLAFHVESKNKVDELFEKIAAIPALIVHAPQYYPEYCKDYYAFFFKDTEGIEFEIVSFARHDYFT; encoded by the coding sequence TTGACGCCTGTTATTGATCATATCCATATTACGGTTTCTGATATTGATCGTGCCGAGAAATTTTATGATTGGTTTCTTCCGCTTCTTGGATTTGACTTATCACTCAAAGAATACGATGATGTTCCGGAATACGAGTATCGGATTGTAGAATATCATAACCGCAACTTTTCCTTTGGCATCGTCAATCAGAGAAAAGAGTATGCCAATGAAACAGTGAGCAGAAGAAGGGCTGGGGCATTGCATCATCTCGCCTTCCATGTTGAAAGTAAAAATAAAGTTGATGAATTGTTTGAAAAAATAGCGGCGATTCCCGCATTAATCGTCCATGCTCCCCAATACTATCCTGAATACTGCAAAGACTATTATGCGTTCTTTTTTAAGGATACCGAGGGAATCGAATTTGAGATAGTCAGCTTTGCGAGACACGACTATTTTACGTAA
- a CDS encoding IS1182 family transposase codes for MERYKSVDNRDQMNLMLMCMDDMISPDSEVRAIDAIVDKMNIPSIGFTYSVTKETGRKPYNPVDMFKLYAYSYFNGIRSSRKIERECYRNIEVMWLINGLKPDFKTIADFRKDNKKQIKLAFHKFSMICDELGLIGKEMVAVDGSKFRASNSRLAYHSEKKIERKIEHYNKTVEQYLILLDSCDEQESDSITPKLSRAEIEEKIEGINKRLAELEELKQQVKGNGTIYKTDPDSRMMKVSNKGCDICHNVQIAVDDKNHLVVAVDVTSEPVDKGQFHSIALQAKEELGVESITAIADKGYYSASQFAKCKEDNIIPIVSKADNSFMAATKEYGKTEFRYDATQDGYICPQGHLLKAYHHRKEYTQETDVKRYQNYEACSHCPVREKCSNGKKGRTIQDRPFQRIADEVDKRTKQFADMYKIRKQTVEHPWGTVKRAMGFSYFLTRRTENVRTESLLHFLVYNMKRAINIVGTRQLVGIMQG; via the coding sequence ATGGAGCGATACAAAAGTGTTGACAATCGAGACCAGATGAATCTGATGCTTATGTGCATGGATGACATGATTTCCCCTGATTCTGAAGTTAGGGCCATTGATGCCATAGTTGATAAAATGAATATTCCGTCCATTGGATTTACATATTCGGTGACGAAGGAAACCGGCAGAAAGCCATATAATCCGGTAGACATGTTTAAGCTGTATGCGTACAGCTACTTTAACGGAATCCGTTCGTCTCGGAAAATTGAGCGGGAATGTTATCGGAATATTGAAGTCATGTGGCTGATTAACGGCTTAAAGCCCGATTTCAAAACAATAGCAGATTTCAGGAAGGACAATAAAAAACAAATCAAGCTGGCTTTTCATAAGTTCAGCATGATATGCGATGAGTTGGGCCTGATTGGAAAAGAAATGGTTGCCGTGGATGGCAGTAAATTCAGAGCCAGCAACAGCCGGCTCGCGTACCACAGCGAGAAAAAGATTGAAAGAAAGATTGAGCACTACAACAAGACAGTCGAGCAGTATTTAATATTGCTGGATAGCTGTGATGAACAGGAAAGCGACAGCATTACGCCCAAACTGAGCCGAGCAGAAATTGAAGAAAAAATCGAAGGCATCAATAAAAGGCTGGCTGAACTTGAAGAATTGAAGCAACAGGTAAAAGGAAACGGCACAATTTATAAGACTGATCCGGACTCCAGAATGATGAAGGTCAGTAACAAAGGCTGCGACATATGCCATAATGTGCAGATTGCCGTTGATGATAAGAATCATCTGGTTGTAGCTGTGGATGTTACCAGCGAACCGGTTGACAAAGGACAGTTCCACAGTATCGCCTTACAGGCCAAAGAAGAATTGGGCGTTGAATCAATTACCGCAATCGCTGATAAAGGTTATTATTCGGCTTCACAGTTTGCAAAGTGTAAGGAAGACAATATCATCCCTATTGTTTCAAAAGCTGATAATTCCTTTATGGCTGCGACGAAAGAGTATGGGAAAACTGAATTCAGATATGACGCAACCCAAGACGGATATATCTGCCCGCAGGGCCATTTGCTAAAGGCGTATCATCACAGAAAGGAATACACACAGGAAACGGACGTCAAACGGTATCAAAACTATGAAGCGTGCTCCCATTGCCCCGTAAGGGAGAAATGCAGTAACGGTAAAAAAGGAAGAACGATACAGGACAGACCATTCCAACGTATAGCCGATGAAGTTGACAAGAGAACCAAGCAGTTCGCTGATATGTATAAAATACGGAAACAAACGGTAGAACATCCTTGGGGAACAGTCAAAAGAGCTATGGGGTTCTCATATTTTCTGACCAGAAGGACAGAAAATGTAAGGACTGAATCTTTATTGCATTTTTTAGTCTATAACATGAAACGAGCTATCAATATTGTCGGGACAAGGCAATTAGTAGGGATAATGCAGGGGTAA